A segment of the Salmo trutta chromosome 3, fSalTru1.1, whole genome shotgun sequence genome:
GACAGCCAAAGGATCTTTGCTCCAGTTCACACAACTTGGCCACCATCAAAAGTTAATTGGTTATTTTCCAATACAAACCAGTAATGCCAAAATGTTAAGTCCTTTAAAATAAATCATTGCAGTGATACACTTTAGATAATATTTGGGCCAGTGGGTAACTGACTCACCCAAGCTTGAGAAAGCTTTTGATATCACTTGATAGATTTGCTTAAGGGTCATGCTTCAAGGTCATTCCAGACGTGTAGTGTAATGAACCATAGCTATGAGACTCAGTGATCAATTATTATTCTATAAACCAGTATGAATATGCAGTATATTTATTCAATGTATTATTTAAAACCATTGATATCTTGCAAATGAACGTGTAGTCAATGTAGCGCAATATATAAATCAAATGAACTGTATAATAATTATGCAAACCATTATTAATGTAGCAGAAttggtagcctggtggttagaggtagttagcctagtagttagagcgttgggccagtaactgaaaggttgctggtttgaatacctgcaccaacaaggtgaaaaatctgttgatgtgcatTTGAGCAAGTCACTGAACCCTAATTTACTACAGGGgcactgtactactatggctaaccctgtaaaacaacatgtTTCACTACACATATTTTACTATTAAATTAAGAGTAATCAATAGTCCAGACATACAGATTCATTCAACCCTGCTGAACACACACGGGCCATTAAGGAATTATGAAAATTAGAACATCTTCATATTCTTAAAACACACCATCACATGTTAGTCTATGAATTCCATATGTtctaatttttttattatttttttaaacctcagTTTCACCACTGGCATTAGAAGTAACAGACATAACATTTGGTCCATAGATGATATAATGACTTAAGGCACAATTATGCATTTAAAGCAAAGCAGCATGGAATGATTAGGCAGCATCATTGGGCATGAGGCTCGAGAGTATGCCTCCTTCCCCACCTATTCCCAACTAATATAAGTTACATGAAGTCTATGTAAAGTATGGTGGGAATGAGAGGGGGAAAACTGGGGCCTCCTGCGTAACTTTACAGCCAGATGTCAGAGGTGCAGTCTCCCCCAGGGTATCGTAGCTCGTGGGCCAAGGCCGGGCCATTGGGCTCTTTCCCAAAGTCGACCAGGAAGTTCTCGTTCACCTTGAGGCCACCATTGGCTGTGTTCACGTCAATCTGCATCATAACAGAACCCTCCCTAGGgcaaagagagaaacagacaagGGAAAATAAGAAATAGAGTCAAGTATTCCATTTGATAGTGTTTCTAACTATTGGTGTTCAAAAGATCTTATTGAAGCAGCCCATGATATTGAAAACACTTATAAGAGCAATAGTTTACAACTGAAACCTGTTACTGACATTTTGTGTGCATTGACCACAAGTAAAGTGGTGGGAaattgtaatacttgagtaaaagtaaagataccttcatagtaaaagtcacccagaaaaatactacttaagtctaaaagtatttggttttaaatatacttaagtatcaaaagactattatctacttaagtagtactttaaagtatttttacttaagtactttacaccactgagtaaTAGAAAAATCTAAGACAGATGAACAGGTCCTCACTTGATCATTTCCGGGTAGAACTGCTTGTCCCAGCCGCTGTAGAGAGAGGTGGTGACGTACAGTCTCTTCCCATCCAGACTGAGCTGCAACATCTGGGGGCTCCCTGGGATCCTCTTGCCCTGGTGTGGATCACATGTACACACAAGTCGTTGTCTGCACCTTACAAATGCAACCTAAACACCTACTTCTGACCTACTGCAAACATTCTGCCAGTGTATGTGAAGCGTGAGTTTGGGCATAGATTGTCATTCTTACACACCTTGATTGTGCGTGGGGGTGGTTGGCTCTGATTCTCTGGGTCCTCCAGTACTTTGACAGGGCCATCATTTAGGATGCTCCCTCCCAAGAAGAGCTGAATACACAGGGAGACGTGAACACAGTCAGTGGACAACTTTAACCATTTCAGGAGACTGTCCTAACTAGCTACCTTAAGTTGAATGAACTGacgaagtcgctctggataagagtgtctgctagatGACCAACATGTAAATGTAGGAGGACACTTGCTTGACCCAAACACAGGTACACATCACATAGACAGACTGATGAAGATGATTCATTTAAGtagccacacacacatatacatacatacgcaCTTGTCATGTTTAATACCTCTGTCCGAGACCATTGCCTGTAAGATGAAACATTTTTGGTGGGTGTAAAATAAAAATCCGCCATTTTGAAAACTTGTGATCTCACCTGGCCAGCCAGACGTGGGTTCCTCCTGTTTGTGATGTCATACTGTCGTATGTCTCCGTGCAGCCAGTTACTGAAGTATAGGAAGCGGTCGTCCAGGGAGATCAGAATATCTGTGATCAGACCTGAGATGAACAGATCACACAGCATCCATCAAATTCAGGAAAACCCATTTAAATTTGGTATTTCCATTTGATTATGGAACGGGCAGCTACACCCAATTCCAAATGTTCAATATGTACTGGAAGTGTTAAATGTATCCCTAATCTGCAGTGCTTTCCCATcaacatttccccccccccccacacacacactcacttggcATCACTGGCAAAGCCCATCCCTCCACTTTCTTACTGGGGACGTGGATAACCTTCTCAGCAGCCCAGTCTCCTTTCTGTTGAGACAGTACCATTTTAGAAGACACTCAGCCAAAAACAAAAGCAAGAGAGATCATACATGTTATTCTACTTTTTCCTATGTATGAATGTGTTGCTCACTGGGGTCCTGTAGAAACGGAAGACGGTTCCTTGGAGTGCACAACCGACGTAGCCCTCCGTGGCGGCGGGATCATGGAGGAAGCGGATCTCCAGAGGAATGGCGCCCTCCTCCCCCAGGTCCAGGGACTGTAGCCGCTTGTGAGTGGTCCAGTCCCACACGTGGATCTTCGATCCATAGAGACCTGCAGACAGAACAGCAGCATTGAAACATTGTTCTCAACAAGTGTAACACAAAACACGCGCATCACCTCTATTTACACACCTTCTTTGACATGTTCCAGGTTGAAACCGTAGGCGAGGGCTTTGGGTGCTCCCCATTCGGTGCTCATCATGACGTTGTGTCGGGGCTGGTACCAGAAGTCATAACCAAAAGGTGCCGCCTCACCAGGCAGCTCCCAGTTACCAACCACCTCAAACGTTTTACCATCCAGCAAGATAAAGCCACCTGAGAGAAACACATCCTGCATCAGTCATCTAATCCAAATGAATATTAACTTGTCTAAATGACACTCCCTTGCCCCGCCCAGTATTCTTTATCATTGTGGATTGTAGAGCCTTTAGTcccttattataaactgggtggttccatcCCTAAATGTTGactggctgaaagctgtggtatcagaccatataccacaggtatgacaaaacatttatttgtattgttCTAATTATGCATGTAACCTGTGTATAACAGAAATTTGGCACCTCAGGGGTttttggtatatggccaatattccacGGCTACATCCAGGCACTCTGTTGCGTCATGACTACGAATAGCCCTTAGccgtgctatattggccatatacctcaccccccgggccttattgcttaaatataggcATGTTTTATTTATCCCTATTCTTATCTGTATGATACAAAGTAAAGTGTTTCTAGGTCGCATACATTGTATGAGGCTGAGGACAAGGAGAGAAGCATCAGGTGTCTCCTCCTACCTTTCCCCAGAACACACCGTCTGTCCCCCTACTGCAGCGTGTCGTCTCCTACCTTTCCCCAGAACACACCGTCTGTCCTCCTACTGCAGCGTGTTGTCTCCTCCTACCTTTCCCCAGAACACACCGTCTGTCCCCCTACTGCAGCGTGTTGTCTCCTCCTACCTTTCCCCAGAACACACCGTCTGTCCCCCTACTGCAGCGTGTTGTCTCCTCCTACCTTTCCCCAGAACACACCGTCTGTCCCCCTACTGCAGCGTGTTGTCTCCTCCTACCTTTCCCCAGAACACACCGTCTGTCCCCCTACTGCAGCGTGTTGTCTCCTCCTACCTTTCCCCAGAACACACCGTCTGTCCCCCTACTGCAGCGTGTTGTCTCCTCCTACCTTTCCCCAGAACACACCGTCTGTCCCCCTACTGCAGCGTGTTGTCTCCTCCTACCTTTCCCCAGAACACACCGTCTGTCCCCCTACTGCAGCGTGTTGTCTCCTCCTACCTTTCCCCAGAACACACCGTCTGTCCCCCTACTGCAGCGTGTTGTCTCCTCCTACCTTTCCCCAGAACACACCGTCTGTCCTCCTACTGCAGCGTGTTGTCTCCTCCTACCTTTCCCCAGAACACACCGTCTGTCCCCCTACTGCAGCGTGTCGTCTCCTACCTTTCCCCAGAACACACCGTCTGTCCCCCTACTGCAGCGTGTTGTCTCCTCCTACCTTTGCCATTGCCAGATGGATCTCCCAAGCTGCTGATCATAATCTGGCCACTGCCCAGGCAGTGTGTGGTGTGGGGGTTGGCCAGGCCCGTCTTCCAGAAGATATCTGTGGGCTCCACAATCTGTGGAAGCAATCCTTTGGTTTAGATCAGATTACAACCTGCATGGGTTTGGACACTTtcctttaaaaaacaaatgatgcaTATTTGAGAAGAT
Coding sequences within it:
- the LOC115184917 gene encoding methanethiol oxidase, whose amino-acid sequence is MATKCTGCGPGYKSPLDAMKGPPEEIVYLPCIYRNTGIQKPDYLATVDVDPKSPTYCQIIHRLPMPNLNDELHHSGWNACSSCFGDSSKKRNRLILPSLISSRVYIVDTGTDPRAPQMHKIVEPTDIFWKTGLANPHTTHCLGSGQIMISSLGDPSGNGKGGFILLDGKTFEVVGNWELPGEAAPFGYDFWYQPRHNVMMSTEWGAPKALAYGFNLEHVKEGLYGSKIHVWDWTTHKRLQSLDLGEEGAIPLEIRFLHDPAATEGYVGCALQGTVFRFYRTPKGDWAAEKVIHVPSKKVEGWALPVMPSLITDILISLDDRFLYFSNWLHGDIRQYDITNRRNPRLAGQLFLGGSILNDGPVKVLEDPENQSQPPPRTIKGKRIPGSPQMLQLSLDGKRLYVTTSLYSGWDKQFYPEMIKEGSVMMQIDVNTANGGLKVNENFLVDFGKEPNGPALAHELRYPGGDCTSDIWL